CATGCTCGCGCATCCGCTTGCGACGCGCGTCGTTGTCGATTCCAGGGGGAAGAGCGGAGGTCATCGCTGTGCTATGTTGAGTACCCGATCAGGAGCATCACTAGGCATGAAAAAAACGTTCTGGGCAAGCCTGTTTGCCACGGCCGCCCTGTTTCCGGGCCTGCTCCACGCACAATCCCCCACCGTCGACGACGGCGGACAACGCATCCTCGCTGCCCGCGAGGCCCTGCGCAGCGGCGACCGCGAGGCCCTGGAGCGGCTCGCCGCCGTATCCACCTCCCACCCACTCGATCTGTACCCGCGCTACTGGCTGCTGGTGAACAAGCTCGCCCGCAGCGAGCCGCCGCCGACGGCCGAACTGGAGGCTTTCCTCACCGCCGCGCCAGACAGCAACCTCGCCGAACGCCTGCGCGCCGACTGGCTGCGCCGCCTCGCCAACGACAGCGACTGGGCCGCATTCCTGCAGCTTTATCCGCAGCTCCGGCAGCCCGATGCCGAACTGCGCTGCACCGCGTGGACAGCGCGCCTGCTCACCGGCGACGCCAACGCCGCCAGCGAAGTCGCCGCCCGCTGGGAAACGCTGAGCGACGCCCCCACCGCCTGCGAACTGCCGCTCCGCAATGCCGCCGCGAGCGGTCAGGTGGACGAAGACCGCGTCTGGTGGCGGATCCGTCGCCAGATCGACAGCCGCACGCCGAACACCGCACTCGCCAGCCTGTCCCTGCTGCCTCCCGCCTCGGCCCCGGCCGCGGCCAGCCTGGAGCAGGCCATCCGCTCCCCGGCTCCCTGGCTCGATCGCCTGCCGGCCAATTTCGCCGTCACCCGCGCCGGGCGCGAACTGGCCCTGGCCGCGCTGGCACGCCTGGCGCGCGAGGATGCGCGCGCGGCGCACGCCCGCCTGCTGCGCATCCAGGACCGCCTCGGCGCCGACGAGCGCAGCTACGCCCATCTGCTCATCGCCACCCATGCCGCGATCGGCCAGTTGCCCGAAGCCGGCGCCCTCTTCGCCGCCGCCGGCACCATCGACAGCACGCCGCTGCAGCGCGCCTGGCGAGTGCGGGCGGCGCTGCGCACGCAGGACTGGCAGGCCGTGCGCGACGCCATCGAGCAGATGCCCGTCGA
The window above is part of the Thauera aromatica K172 genome. Proteins encoded here:
- a CDS encoding lytic transglycosylase domain-containing protein translates to MKKTFWASLFATAALFPGLLHAQSPTVDDGGQRILAAREALRSGDREALERLAAVSTSHPLDLYPRYWLLVNKLARSEPPPTAELEAFLTAAPDSNLAERLRADWLRRLANDSDWAAFLQLYPQLRQPDAELRCTAWTARLLTGDANAASEVAARWETLSDAPTACELPLRNAAASGQVDEDRVWWRIRRQIDSRTPNTALASLSLLPPASAPAAASLEQAIRSPAPWLDRLPANFAVTRAGRELALAALARLAREDARAAHARLLRIQDRLGADERSYAHLLIATHAAIGQLPEAGALFAAAGTIDSTPLQRAWRVRAALRTQDWQAVRDAIEQMPVDERDSADWTYWLGRAYAASGEAGQAEALFRRIAGEAHFYGMLAGEALGHAFAPPPATAPLPRARLEEAERDPSLRRALALYRLDLRTEALREWIWGVRDRDEGFRLAAAHLALRHEHYDRAINTAELANPRSNFELRFLTPYRDLIEPQVRAQGLDLGWVYGLMRQESRFAAPARSSAGAQGLMQVMPTTAKWVAGKIGLRDYHPRRLSEPHTNVLLGTGYMRLIMEGLDRHPVLASAGYNAGPSRARRWRDAVPLEGAIYVETIPFDETRDYVKKVLSNAVVYSAMLEKRPQSLQARLGTVAPGLVSE